ATTTCGTCGGCTTCGTTTCCTTGAAACTTCGCCAACCCCGCGGCTGCCATGCGCCGGCCGGCCGCACAACCATCTTGCAACGCGAGCGACAACAGCTGCAGCGCTTGCGAGGCTGGCAGATTGGCTTCGGTCACCAGGTTGATCGCAGCGGGCTGTTCGGTGGCAGAGAGGGCGGCGAACACCGCGCCGCTATCCGCGAGCCAAGGCAGGTCGTCGATGCGATGGAGATTGTTGCGCACGACCTGGACTGGTTGATTACCGATTTTGCGGAGCAATTGCCGAATGAATTGCAGGTCGCGCCGCCGGGCGAGAATCTCGAGCGCCGAGCGCGGCGCATGAGGATCGTCCAGATAGCTCAGCAGCAGGCGAATGACGCCGGTGCGCGAGCTCCGCTGCAGCACCTTCGCGACGAAGGGAAAGCTGGGATCGCGCGGGCTTTGCAAAATGCGTTTGACGGTTGCCGTGTCGCGCTCGGCCAGCAACAGCAGCGCTTCGATGAGGGGCAACTTCTGGTGACGATCGACGGAGTCAGCAGTCCGTTCGAGGGCCGGCATCAAGTTGGCACGTTGCAGTTGCGGATCGCGGCGGACGCGATAGTCGCGCGGTGCATGTAGTTCGTCAAACAGCATCTCGGCCAGCAGCAGCGCTACTTCGGCCGCCCGGCGATTGCAGACGTTCTTGGCATCGATGGCTGCCGCCGCCAGCGAAGGAATTTGATCGTAATCGCGCGTAGCGAGCGCCGCCTCACAGGCGTTGCGCACCAGTTGATCGGTCTGACTATTTAGTCCTTGGTGGATAACACCGGACAACCAGCCCGGCTTCTCGGCCACGAGCGAGCGCATCCGGTCGCTCAGTTCGTGCCAACGCGTAAGAACTTCCAGTTCGGCAGCGACGCTTGTGCGGTGCAACAAGGTCCGCAAGCTGCGCTCTTGCAAATGCCGTTGAGGAGCGCGCAGCGCGGCCAGGAGCACGGGAACGGCGGCTTCGTTCTCGGTCTCTGCCAGATAATTCAACGTGGAAACTATGCCCGCCATGCCCGGCACCGCGACACCCCGCCAACTTGAGGAAGCTAACAAACAGGCCGCTAAACTCTACGTCGCCAGAAGTTCGGCGCTGCCGATCCAGGCCGGCAATGGGTCGCGGCTTCGCGTATTCCGCTCTGGTTCTCGCCGCGCGTCGCGCCGCAGATTAGCTACAGCCGTCATAATCGGGCGCT
Above is a window of Anatilimnocola aggregata DNA encoding:
- a CDS encoding HEAT repeat domain-containing protein, which codes for MAGIVSTLNYLAETENEAAVPVLLAALRAPQRHLQERSLRTLLHRTSVAAELEVLTRWHELSDRMRSLVAEKPGWLSGVIHQGLNSQTDQLVRNACEAALATRDYDQIPSLAAAAIDAKNVCNRRAAEVALLLAEMLFDELHAPRDYRVRRDPQLQRANLMPALERTADSVDRHQKLPLIEALLLLAERDTATVKRILQSPRDPSFPFVAKVLQRSSRTGVIRLLLSYLDDPHAPRSALEILARRRDLQFIRQLLRKIGNQPVQVVRNNLHRIDDLPWLADSGAVFAALSATEQPAAINLVTEANLPASQALQLLSLALQDGCAAGRRMAAAGLAKFQGNEADEIAWQALDDEDPLVRAQAVARMGTSATPTAIPRLLEMLDSPHQSEREAAAQCLHDYNFERYLQSFDTMAPEARLATGWLVMKVDTTATAQLTAELQAPVRARRTRALQIAVTLQLVPELFDAIKLLLNDEDHYTRLDAVRTLANCDLHESQQALRRMLLDHSPLVAQAAEEALARFAERSPAPPELLTGKVRHSEDDMPTDTLAPSAAGA